From the genome of Sphingobacterium kitahiroshimense, one region includes:
- a CDS encoding DUF389 domain-containing protein: MANSKFIRFFNLHTGEDKKENVLENVVNNISFRGANLWILACAIVIASVGLNVNSTAVIIGAMLISPLMSPIVGAGFALGVYDFPLLKKSLKNLLIATFVSLLVSFLYFTLSPFKDAQSELLARTSPNIYDVLIAFFGGLVGVIAITRVEKGNPIPGVAIATALMPPLCTAGYGLAIGNLSYFAGALYLYMINCFFICLSTFIIVKYLNYPKVNFVDANREKKITRVISLIILVLIIPSVYFAYTLLEQKQYSQKVNKFIQTAFTDKGYTVVFERTNYNSNPKKLELAFLIKKFSKEEVDRIKREMEDYGIKNTELVIRQDNNDLKADILNEINKKEQNLSEKDIRIKQLNAELNKYQINTPNLQENIKILFPQITSYSIGVQNKIITADSAINTISLIYIADKKLSEEEFIKLQNWMKIQFPEREVAVIANQNSDFALPRKESTK, from the coding sequence ATGGCAAACTCCAAATTCATACGATTTTTCAATTTACATACTGGCGAAGACAAAAAGGAAAATGTCTTAGAAAATGTCGTAAATAATATTTCATTTCGAGGAGCTAATCTTTGGATACTAGCTTGCGCTATAGTCATTGCCTCGGTAGGTTTGAACGTGAACTCTACAGCAGTCATTATAGGAGCTATGCTTATTTCACCTTTAATGAGTCCAATAGTAGGAGCCGGATTCGCATTAGGAGTTTATGACTTTCCGCTGTTAAAAAAATCATTAAAAAATCTTCTTATTGCAACCTTTGTAAGTTTATTGGTTTCTTTCTTATATTTCACTCTAAGTCCTTTCAAAGATGCACAATCCGAACTCTTGGCACGCACCTCACCTAATATATACGATGTACTTATTGCCTTCTTCGGTGGACTTGTTGGTGTTATTGCCATCACCCGTGTCGAAAAAGGAAATCCAATACCTGGAGTTGCTATAGCAACAGCATTAATGCCTCCTTTATGTACTGCAGGCTATGGGCTAGCAATTGGCAATCTTTCTTATTTCGCGGGAGCATTGTATCTCTATATGATCAACTGTTTTTTCATATGCCTTTCTACTTTTATCATTGTCAAATACCTCAACTATCCAAAGGTTAACTTTGTAGATGCAAACCGTGAAAAGAAAATAACACGTGTCATTTCACTGATTATTCTCGTACTTATTATTCCTAGTGTCTACTTCGCATATACATTGTTAGAACAAAAACAATATTCACAAAAAGTCAATAAATTTATTCAGACAGCGTTTACAGACAAAGGATATACAGTCGTTTTTGAAAGAACGAACTATAATTCTAATCCTAAAAAATTAGAATTAGCATTCTTAATCAAAAAATTCAGCAAAGAAGAGGTCGATAGAATAAAAAGAGAAATGGAAGATTATGGAATTAAAAATACAGAACTAGTCATCCGTCAAGACAACAATGATCTTAAAGCAGATATTTTAAACGAAATCAACAAAAAAGAACAGAATCTTTCTGAAAAAGATATTAGAATAAAACAATTAAATGCCGAATTGAACAAATACCAGATCAATACGCCAAATTTACAAGAGAATATCAAAATCTTATTTCCGCAGATAACGAGCTACAGCATAGGTGTACAGAATAAAATAATCACTGCGGATAGCGCTATCAATACCATTTCTTTAATTTATATAGCAGATAAAAAACTAAGCGAAGAAGAATTTATCAAGCTCCAGAATTGGATGAAGATCCAATTTCCGGAAAGAGAAGTAGCTGTTATTGCAAACCAGAACAGTGATTTTGCACTGCCACGAAAGGAATCGACAAAGTAA
- a CDS encoding nuclear transport factor 2 family protein, whose protein sequence is MKTLVKTFTVAVLVAISTLTMASGNPEKTINLSTANFAIDHYIDVMTEGQSLGLEQLFTADYNQKVQGKIARTNSRSDVISFLKKQKGEKLNCKTTTLILEQSSHYMVAKVTMQFENFTKTDLVTLVNDGGAWKVSKSINCYQ, encoded by the coding sequence ATGAAAACGCTAGTAAAAACATTCACTGTAGCAGTATTGGTTGCAATCAGTACACTTACAATGGCTTCGGGAAATCCTGAAAAGACAATCAATTTGTCAACTGCAAATTTTGCAATCGATCATTATATAGACGTAATGACTGAAGGGCAGTCGCTAGGTTTAGAGCAGTTATTTACTGCTGATTATAATCAGAAAGTCCAGGGTAAAATTGCAAGAACAAATAGCCGTTCGGACGTTATCAGTTTTTTGAAAAAACAAAAAGGAGAAAAGTTAAATTGTAAAACGACAACTTTGATCTTAGAACAGTCTTCACATTATATGGTAGCGAAAGTTACTATGCAATTTGAAAATTTTACTAAAACAGATTTGGTTACTTTAGTTAATGACGGCGGAGCCTGGAAAGTTTCAAAATCTATTAATTGTTATCAATAG
- a CDS encoding winged helix-turn-helix transcriptional regulator has translation MKSKVQAISEKICPLEFAVNTISGKWKIPIIWRINEGEKRPSEMLRGIVKVDRRVLNQQLKELEEDGVLSKKSFNELPPRVEYTLTPLGEKLVEVLWKLNAWGELLLQEKSDFK, from the coding sequence ATGAAATCAAAGGTGCAAGCTATATCTGAAAAAATATGTCCATTGGAATTTGCGGTGAATACGATAAGTGGTAAATGGAAAATTCCGATTATCTGGCGGATCAATGAAGGTGAAAAGCGTCCTAGTGAAATGTTGAGGGGAATAGTTAAGGTGGATCGCCGCGTGTTAAATCAACAATTAAAGGAGCTTGAAGAAGATGGTGTTTTAAGTAAAAAAAGCTTTAATGAGTTACCTCCACGTGTTGAATATACGCTTACACCTCTAGGTGAAAAACTGGTGGAGGTACTATGGAAATTAAATGCTTGGGGAGAATTACTGTTGCAGGAAAAATCGGATTTTAAGTGA
- a CDS encoding RrF2 family transcriptional regulator yields the protein MGVFSKTCEYAMRAVFYIAQSSHEGRKVGIKEIAEKVKLPEPFLGKILQNLSRVGVIQSSKGPNGGFYIDPAGLKKPIADIVLAVDGEQIFIGCGMGLDYCSEKNPCPLHNDFKKVRNHLSAMLKNTTIGQFNLELIKGSLTLSK from the coding sequence ATGGGTGTTTTTTCTAAAACCTGTGAATATGCCATGCGTGCAGTCTTTTATATCGCTCAAAGTTCTCATGAGGGTAGAAAAGTAGGCATTAAAGAGATTGCTGAAAAAGTAAAGCTACCAGAACCCTTTCTAGGTAAGATTCTTCAGAATCTCAGCAGAGTAGGTGTAATACAATCTTCGAAAGGACCTAATGGCGGATTTTACATTGATCCTGCAGGGTTAAAAAAACCAATTGCCGACATAGTCTTAGCTGTAGACGGCGAGCAGATCTTTATCGGATGTGGCATGGGATTAGATTATTGTTCCGAGAAAAACCCATGTCCTCTGCACAACGATTTCAAAAAAGTAAGAAATCACCTTAGTGCCATGCTTAAAAATACAACAATTGGTCAATTTAATCTAGAACTCATAAAAGGTAGCTTAACATTATCTAAATAA
- a CDS encoding peroxiredoxin-like family protein, giving the protein MTNLAKKIDEINKNLAAQLPADIIEVFSQSIQELKSSKIEENSTQVGNKFPNFSLKNTSNQIIHLNELLKKGKVIVAFFRGSWCPYCNVELKALQDHMEFFKEKNISLVAIAPQSESYNKELEVNHMLRYDILTDQDNTLAKQLGISFELPNYALTTYEKLGIKLSKYNKNDHKELPIPAVYIIDTNYNITYQFVDSNYMNRVNIQDLIDQL; this is encoded by the coding sequence ATGACAAACTTAGCAAAGAAAATAGATGAAATTAATAAAAACTTAGCCGCACAATTGCCGGCTGACATTATCGAAGTTTTTAGTCAATCTATTCAAGAATTAAAGAGCAGTAAAATTGAAGAAAATAGCACACAGGTCGGTAATAAATTCCCCAATTTCAGCCTAAAGAATACCAGTAATCAAATCATCCACTTAAATGAATTACTAAAAAAAGGCAAAGTAATTGTAGCTTTTTTTCGTGGTAGCTGGTGTCCCTATTGCAATGTAGAACTAAAGGCATTACAGGACCACATGGAATTTTTTAAAGAAAAAAACATTTCGTTAGTCGCTATAGCTCCACAATCGGAAAGTTATAACAAAGAATTAGAAGTGAACCACATGCTCCGTTATGATATTTTGACGGATCAGGATAATACACTAGCCAAACAACTCGGCATTTCATTTGAGCTACCAAACTACGCCCTCACCACCTATGAAAAGTTAGGGATTAAACTGTCAAAATATAATAAAAATGATCATAAAGAATTACCAATACCAGCAGTATACATCATTGATACAAATTATAACATAACCTATCAATTTGTTGATAGCAATTATATGAACAGAGTAAATATTCAAGACCTTATCGACCAATTATGA
- a CDS encoding group III truncated hemoglobin → MEKKDITSLADIQLLVDTFYGRVREDALIGPIFNNLLAGRWEDHLKKMYSFWQTILLEKHTYFGSPFPPHAAMALTNVHFDAWLKLWYSTVQEFFEGEKADEAIHRGDKMATMFLSKITYFNNLNTKPLI, encoded by the coding sequence ATGGAAAAGAAAGATATAACTTCATTAGCAGATATTCAATTACTTGTTGATACGTTTTACGGCAGGGTACGTGAGGATGCTCTCATTGGTCCCATCTTCAATAATCTACTGGCTGGCCGCTGGGAGGATCATTTGAAAAAAATGTATAGTTTTTGGCAAACTATCTTGTTGGAAAAGCATACTTACTTTGGAAGTCCATTTCCGCCACATGCTGCTATGGCTCTTACTAATGTGCATTTTGATGCTTGGCTAAAGCTCTGGTATAGTACGGTTCAGGAATTTTTTGAAGGAGAGAAAGCTGATGAAGCTATTCATAGAGGAGATAAAATGGCAACTATGTTTTTATCTAAAATCACTTATTTTAATAATTTAAATACCAAACCATTAATATGA
- a CDS encoding VOC family protein, with the protein MKLSENIVGFHHYSLKAPQFDETVKFYEQLGFVIVHSWSLPDFNLEKCVMMYHEQINVYVEICDGDADMPAQGRKRRLGEEMVENSILHICFVVKDAAKARVEALKAGAIDLSNGVLAIQLKNKSKSVGVHNSLVYSPNGEVIEFLEQVSF; encoded by the coding sequence ATGAAGTTGTCAGAAAATATTGTCGGTTTTCATCATTATTCGTTAAAGGCTCCTCAATTTGATGAAACAGTAAAGTTCTACGAACAATTGGGATTTGTAATTGTGCACTCTTGGTCATTACCTGATTTTAATCTCGAAAAATGTGTCATGATGTATCATGAACAGATTAATGTATATGTTGAAATATGCGATGGTGATGCCGATATGCCTGCTCAGGGTAGAAAGCGAAGGTTAGGGGAGGAAATGGTCGAAAATTCTATTCTTCATATCTGCTTTGTTGTCAAGGACGCGGCTAAAGCAAGGGTGGAAGCATTAAAAGCTGGAGCTATAGACCTGAGCAATGGAGTGCTTGCTATTCAGTTGAAAAATAAATCTAAATCTGTCGGTGTTCATAATAGTTTGGTTTATAGTCCAAATGGTGAGGTTATAGAATTTTTAGAACAGGTAAGTTTCTAG
- a CDS encoding NUDIX hydrolase gives MDTLNSSLLTAGLITLKDNKLLLAYSNNKKAWYLPGGKVDRGESSLTSLKREIREELMIDLNDDRLDFYCHITAPAYGENPVVIMEQDCFIYDLREEINPSNEIGAVQYFSRASYMKEQFQVIGVLMVFDKLEADRLIKV, from the coding sequence ATGGATACGCTTAATTCAAGTCTTCTTACAGCAGGTTTAATCACTTTAAAAGATAATAAACTCTTGTTGGCCTATAGTAATAATAAAAAAGCATGGTATTTGCCTGGCGGTAAGGTGGATCGTGGAGAGAGTTCATTAACGTCTTTAAAGCGGGAGATTAGAGAAGAATTGATGATTGACCTGAACGATGATAGATTGGATTTTTATTGTCACATAACTGCTCCTGCATATGGCGAAAATCCTGTGGTTATTATGGAGCAGGATTGTTTTATATATGATCTTAGAGAAGAGATTAATCCTAGCAATGAAATCGGGGCGGTCCAGTATTTTTCGAGAGCATCATATATGAAAGAGCAGTTTCAAGTGATTGGTGTTTTAATGGTTTTTGATAAACTGGAAGCAGACCGGCTAATAAAGGTCTGA
- a CDS encoding heavy metal translocating P-type ATPase — protein MTVQHKHKYDEAGTQLCCTQTTKIYNQAGAQELIGHQGKCEGHNHNGDGQVQHTDDDGHDHSHVEGSPLKLFTPAIISFVLLMLAIALDNWVIQSWFQGWVRSIWYVIAYIPVGFPVIKDAIVSIRKGDVFSEFFLMAIATIGAFAIGEYPEGVAVMLFYAVGEVFQTLAVSRAKGNIKALLDQRPDEVTVLINNQPQIIKAENVEIGSIIQLKPGEKLGLDGELLSDVASFNTAALTGESKPDSKSKGETVLAGMINLNTVSLIKVTTAYTDSKLSKILELVQNATAQKAPTELFIRKFAKVYTPIVVFLAIGICLLPALFVQDYVFSDWLYRALVFLVISCPCALVISIPLGYFGGIGAASHNGILFKGSNFLDTLANIQHVVMDKTGTMTEGVFQVQEVNFDTNFDQAEILKMVNALESNSTHPVATAIHQYVGEVDHNIRLDQVEEIGGHGLQATVDGKQLLVGNFKLMDKFNIRYDVDPATIVYTLIAVAYGGKFVGYITIADSIKTDALETIQQLHKLNVKATMLSGDKSTVVRYVADQLGIDQAYGDLLPEDKVNKLKEIKAQNQRVAFVGDGVNDAPVVALSDVGIAMGGLGSDATIETADVVIQDDKPSKIPVAIRIGKQTKRVVWQNITLAFVVKGVVLILGAGGIATMWEAVFADVGVSLIAILNAVRIQKMKF, from the coding sequence ATGACTGTACAACATAAACACAAGTACGACGAAGCTGGTACGCAGCTTTGCTGCACACAGACAACAAAAATATATAATCAGGCTGGTGCTCAGGAACTCATCGGTCATCAGGGTAAATGTGAAGGACATAATCATAATGGAGATGGTCAAGTTCAACATACTGATGATGATGGACACGATCACTCTCATGTAGAAGGTAGCCCTTTGAAGCTGTTTACTCCTGCGATTATATCTTTTGTTCTTTTGATGCTTGCTATTGCTTTGGATAACTGGGTAATACAGAGTTGGTTTCAAGGGTGGGTAAGGTCTATATGGTATGTAATAGCATACATTCCGGTAGGTTTTCCGGTCATTAAGGATGCAATAGTCAGTATACGGAAAGGTGATGTTTTTTCCGAATTCTTTTTAATGGCTATAGCTACTATCGGTGCGTTCGCTATTGGAGAATATCCTGAGGGTGTGGCGGTCATGCTATTTTATGCTGTTGGGGAAGTTTTTCAAACTTTAGCCGTATCAAGGGCTAAAGGGAATATCAAAGCACTTTTGGATCAACGTCCAGATGAGGTGACTGTTCTAATCAATAATCAACCCCAGATCATAAAAGCTGAAAATGTAGAAATCGGCTCAATCATTCAGCTAAAACCAGGTGAAAAACTGGGTTTGGACGGTGAATTGTTATCTGATGTCGCATCTTTCAATACGGCCGCTTTAACTGGAGAGAGTAAACCGGATAGTAAATCTAAAGGAGAGACCGTTCTTGCTGGAATGATTAATTTGAATACGGTTAGTTTGATTAAAGTAACAACTGCTTATACAGATAGTAAATTAAGTAAGATCCTAGAGCTGGTACAGAATGCAACTGCTCAAAAAGCACCAACTGAATTATTCATCCGTAAATTTGCTAAAGTATACACGCCAATAGTAGTTTTTCTGGCGATCGGTATTTGTTTATTGCCTGCGCTGTTTGTGCAAGATTATGTATTTAGCGATTGGCTGTATCGGGCATTGGTATTTTTAGTTATATCTTGTCCTTGTGCTCTGGTAATCTCTATTCCTTTGGGTTATTTTGGAGGAATTGGCGCTGCAAGCCACAATGGAATTTTGTTTAAAGGAAGTAATTTCTTGGATACACTAGCGAATATTCAGCATGTGGTCATGGATAAAACTGGAACGATGACTGAAGGTGTCTTTCAGGTGCAAGAGGTTAATTTTGATACTAATTTTGATCAAGCTGAAATATTAAAGATGGTGAATGCTTTGGAGAGTAACAGTACTCATCCTGTAGCTACAGCTATTCATCAATATGTCGGTGAGGTTGATCATAATATTCGTTTAGATCAAGTGGAAGAAATAGGCGGGCATGGATTGCAGGCTACCGTGGACGGAAAGCAATTATTGGTCGGCAACTTTAAGTTAATGGATAAGTTTAATATCCGTTATGATGTTGATCCCGCTACGATTGTGTATACTTTGATCGCTGTTGCATATGGCGGTAAGTTTGTCGGATATATTACTATTGCGGATAGCATTAAGACTGATGCATTAGAAACCATTCAGCAATTACACAAACTGAATGTAAAAGCAACTATGCTAAGTGGTGATAAAAGTACAGTGGTTCGATATGTGGCTGATCAATTGGGAATTGATCAGGCATATGGAGATTTATTGCCGGAAGATAAAGTCAATAAACTTAAAGAAATCAAAGCACAAAATCAACGCGTTGCCTTTGTTGGTGATGGTGTAAATGATGCTCCTGTTGTAGCTCTAAGTGATGTAGGTATTGCAATGGGAGGTCTAGGTAGCGATGCGACCATCGAAACTGCTGATGTGGTTATACAGGACGATAAACCGTCCAAGATACCAGTTGCAATTCGGATCGGAAAGCAAACTAAGCGCGTCGTATGGCAAAATATTACCTTAGCTTTTGTGGTCAAGGGAGTTGTATTGATTTTGGGTGCAGGGGGGATAGCAACAATGTGGGAAGCAGTTTTTGCTGACGTCGGTGTATCTTTGATAGCTATACTGAATGCTGTAAGAATTCAGAAAATGAAGTTTTAA
- a CDS encoding winged helix-turn-helix transcriptional regulator — translation MNNLSITCPSHESISNMRKENSTNSINEKSLLEFCKAHKALAQISGRWKLSLLFALHEEDLYYASFKSILPDISDRILTKQLKELVEDQIIDNKKDKVKSLYILTEKGRKILALLTALGAIGEN, via the coding sequence ATGAATAATTTATCCATAACTTGTCCTTCTCATGAATCAATATCAAATATGCGTAAAGAAAATTCAACAAATTCTATAAATGAAAAATCGCTATTAGAGTTTTGCAAAGCCCATAAAGCACTCGCTCAAATCAGTGGTAGATGGAAATTATCTTTACTATTTGCTCTCCATGAAGAAGATTTATATTACGCAAGTTTTAAATCCATACTTCCAGATATTTCCGACCGGATACTCACCAAGCAACTGAAAGAATTGGTCGAAGATCAAATTATAGATAACAAAAAAGATAAAGTCAAATCGCTTTACATCCTAACCGAAAAAGGAAGGAAAATTTTAGCCTTATTAACCGCCTTAGGGGCTATCGGTGAAAACTAG
- a CDS encoding Fur family transcriptional regulator, with product MNNEIENKLRDKNTKPTSMRILVYDFLASQHIALSLSEMEAHFYPADRITLYRTLKTFEEKGIVHSIQENNTSKYILCHDDCNEETHKDWHLHFYCKICKHTTCRTDINFSAPNNNSVRIDEVRLFAKGICENCMNETMQ from the coding sequence ATGAATAATGAAATAGAGAATAAACTTCGGGATAAAAATACAAAGCCAACAAGTATGCGGATATTAGTATACGATTTTTTAGCCTCTCAACATATTGCTTTATCCTTATCTGAAATGGAGGCCCACTTCTATCCAGCAGACCGTATAACCCTATACCGTACACTCAAAACTTTTGAAGAAAAAGGTATTGTGCATAGTATACAGGAAAATAATACGAGCAAATATATCCTCTGTCATGATGATTGTAATGAGGAAACACATAAAGACTGGCATCTTCATTTTTACTGTAAGATCTGTAAGCATACCACTTGCCGGACAGATATTAATTTTTCTGCGCCCAATAATAATTCGGTTCGAATTGATGAGGTCCGACTTTTTGCTAAAGGTATTTGCGAAAATTGTATGAATGAAACTATGCAATAG
- a CDS encoding SIR2 family protein has protein sequence MTTNYDFSLEGIHPKIKTSLVNETTYSVFRQYQSLNKNYWHIHGDCNNPFSINLGYEHYCGQLQKMREYVVNGPNYAPSTKVYKTSLIRRLQTGRQMVLQSWVDLFFTNDLHIFGLSLDFVEIDLWWLLTYRARNKFYKKNTFIKNQIYYYIPKKYVKDSADKTQLLAANDVKVKIVDDENKIKYYKAVVKSIKDKL, from the coding sequence ATGACAACCAATTATGATTTCAGTCTAGAAGGCATACATCCGAAAATAAAAACAAGTTTAGTGAATGAAACGACCTATAGTGTATTTAGACAATATCAATCTTTAAACAAAAACTACTGGCATATTCACGGAGATTGCAATAATCCGTTTTCTATTAACCTTGGCTATGAACATTATTGTGGACAACTACAAAAAATGCGTGAGTATGTTGTCAATGGACCAAATTATGCCCCGAGCACCAAAGTATATAAAACATCCCTTATTAGAAGATTACAAACAGGCAGACAAATGGTTTTACAATCATGGGTTGATCTGTTCTTCACAAATGATCTACATATTTTCGGTCTCTCCTTGGATTTTGTCGAGATCGACCTATGGTGGCTTTTAACCTATCGAGCAAGAAACAAGTTTTACAAGAAGAATACCTTTATCAAAAATCAGATTTATTACTATATTCCTAAGAAATATGTAAAAGATTCGGCAGACAAAACACAGCTTTTAGCCGCCAATGACGTTAAAGTAAAGATCGTTGATGATGAAAACAAAATCAAGTATTACAAAGCCGTTGTAAAAAGTATTAAGGATAAATTGTAG
- a CDS encoding DNA alkylation repair protein, with protein MIEVKRTGARSTKDLSPAILKQLNCGEVETANLIEWLAIDQRSLLMHILKQHKRIAYLKPVLVAIDQLKKQTVNTINEAIGTALFEQSFKNGDQQFLKILSQHQADMARCWATYTIGRNHELSIEQTLEQIKPFAADTHFGVREISCMAVRHKIKDNLFSSISILSNWTSHENKNVRRFSSEATRPRGVWCQHIDLLKNKPELALEILEPLRSDPDRYVQDSVGNWLNDASKTKADFVRSLCERWEKESGTKETKYIIKKALRTIRS; from the coding sequence ATGATCGAAGTAAAAAGAACAGGAGCAAGATCAACTAAAGATCTATCTCCAGCTATTTTAAAGCAATTAAATTGTGGAGAAGTCGAAACAGCAAATCTGATTGAGTGGTTAGCGATTGATCAACGATCTTTACTGATGCATATATTAAAGCAACATAAACGCATAGCGTATCTAAAACCAGTTTTAGTAGCTATTGATCAGCTAAAAAAACAAACAGTCAATACGATCAATGAAGCTATCGGAACAGCGCTCTTTGAGCAATCATTCAAAAATGGAGATCAGCAATTTCTAAAAATATTATCCCAACATCAGGCCGATATGGCTCGCTGTTGGGCAACATACACAATTGGCAGAAATCATGAATTGAGCATTGAGCAGACACTAGAGCAAATTAAGCCATTTGCTGCAGACACACATTTCGGAGTGAGAGAGATCAGCTGCATGGCGGTAAGACATAAAATTAAAGATAATTTATTTTCCAGCATCAGCATCCTTTCCAACTGGACTTCGCATGAAAACAAAAATGTAAGAAGATTTAGCAGCGAGGCTACAAGACCACGCGGTGTATGGTGCCAGCATATTGATCTACTCAAAAACAAACCTGAGCTAGCATTAGAAATTTTGGAACCACTTCGATCCGATCCAGATCGTTATGTACAGGACAGTGTTGGCAACTGGCTCAACGATGCCAGTAAGACAAAAGCAGATTTCGTGCGCTCACTTTGTGAGCGCTGGGAAAAAGAAAGTGGTACAAAAGAAACAAAATATATCATCAAAAAAGCATTAAGAACAATTAGATCATAA
- a CDS encoding MutS-related protein: MFTIDKQTLSDLNAIDHRDFSLCNFFDNTSTLGGRSLLYSYFINPLKDIKEIQDRNEAIEYLSNVMDNHPFDKYMFQDLEKYLSLGVETDSANLFRYYSEKLSFNFWSAENQMERVLIKRSIAEIAMLITYLTELLNKAVEQEKPVGRLREMFKSLNKLTSDFDLSELKVIASKKISPALILKYDYKFRNLNNHNIKKIFTIIYELDIYQGIAKSMMQNHLIFPTFHNKTDVDHMLEIKGAYNLFLKKPIKNDIIISQEKNIWFLTGANMTGKSTLLKTLGACIYLAHLGLPVPAEKMDTLFFDGLLTTINLGDDLSSGRSHFYNEVLRVKKAAELIASKKRMIILLDELFKGTNYDDAYHATLTLVERCEELNNSIFLISSHITELSAKLNKNHVELKHLETLINEESHITFTYRLIPGVSTEKLGMRLLEREKVFELFKSIPSQRS; encoded by the coding sequence ATGTTCACAATTGATAAGCAAACCCTCAGTGATTTAAACGCTATTGATCATAGAGATTTTAGTTTATGTAATTTCTTTGACAATACCAGCACTTTAGGCGGAAGGTCCCTATTATACAGCTACTTCATTAATCCATTAAAAGATATAAAAGAAATCCAAGACCGAAACGAAGCAATCGAATACTTATCAAACGTAATGGATAATCATCCATTCGATAAATATATGTTCCAAGATTTAGAAAAATATTTAAGTCTTGGAGTAGAAACTGATTCAGCAAATCTATTTCGTTACTACTCAGAAAAATTATCTTTCAATTTCTGGTCCGCAGAAAATCAAATGGAACGCGTATTAATCAAACGCTCTATTGCCGAAATCGCCATGTTAATCACATACTTGACAGAATTATTAAATAAAGCAGTAGAACAGGAAAAACCTGTAGGACGACTCAGGGAGATGTTTAAATCTTTAAACAAATTAACATCAGATTTTGATCTATCCGAATTAAAAGTAATAGCCAGTAAAAAAATATCGCCCGCTTTAATTCTCAAATATGATTATAAATTCAGAAATTTAAATAATCACAATATTAAAAAGATTTTTACTATTATCTACGAACTAGATATTTATCAAGGAATTGCAAAATCCATGATGCAAAATCATCTTATTTTTCCCACATTTCACAATAAAACCGATGTAGATCATATGTTAGAGATAAAAGGAGCCTATAATCTATTTTTAAAAAAGCCTATAAAAAACGATATCATCATATCACAAGAGAAAAACATCTGGTTTTTAACTGGAGCAAACATGACTGGTAAATCGACCTTGTTAAAAACCCTAGGAGCATGCATTTATTTAGCTCACTTGGGCTTACCTGTTCCCGCAGAAAAAATGGATACACTTTTTTTTGATGGCCTTTTAACGACAATCAATCTTGGTGATGACCTTAGCTCTGGCCGCAGCCATTTCTACAATGAGGTACTTAGAGTAAAAAAAGCAGCTGAACTAATTGCTTCAAAGAAGAGAATGATTATTTTGCTGGATGAATTATTTAAAGGAACAAATTATGACGATGCTTATCACGCTACTTTAACATTAGTAGAAAGATGTGAAGAATTAAACAATTCTATTTTTCTGATATCCTCTCATATAACTGAACTAAGTGCGAAATTAAACAAAAATCATGTTGAGCTAAAACATTTAGAAACATTAATTAATGAAGAATCACATATTACCTTCACTTATCGATTAATTCCAGGTGTCTCCACAGAAAAGCTGGGTATGCGTTTACTCGAGAGAGAAAAAGTATTTGAATTATTTAAATCAATTCCATCTCAAAGATCTTAA